Proteins encoded in a region of the Candidatus Poribacteria bacterium genome:
- a CDS encoding class I SAM-dependent methyltransferase codes for MLTDIHDAYGHLLLDYHNGQKNVEIVEREDGFIDVSQLGPLNYFAEYDDWAEHQRLAIEHATGRVLDIGCGAGRHSLYLQEQGHDVLGTDISPLAIKTCRSRGVKKTLVTPVTQLSSKIGIFDTILMMGHNFGLVGNYKRAKWLLRRFAAMTTDTAKIIAETLDPYETANPIHLAYHQSNQDRGRMSGQLKLRIRYKQYTTPWFDYLFVSKSEIEDILDGTAWRVERYIDATNTPTYVAILSKSMHS; via the coding sequence GTGCTAACCGACATACATGATGCCTATGGGCACCTGCTTTTAGATTATCACAACGGTCAAAAAAACGTCGAAATTGTGGAGAGAGAAGATGGATTCATTGATGTAAGTCAGCTGGGACCTCTTAACTATTTCGCTGAATATGATGACTGGGCAGAACACCAAAGGCTTGCAATAGAGCACGCTACAGGACGGGTCTTGGATATCGGTTGTGGCGCGGGGCGGCATTCCCTCTACCTTCAAGAACAGGGACATGATGTCTTAGGAACAGACATCTCGCCGTTAGCCATCAAGACCTGTCGAAGCCGTGGGGTTAAAAAAACCCTTGTCACGCCTGTCACGCAATTGAGCTCCAAAATTGGCATCTTTGATACGATACTCATGATGGGACACAATTTTGGACTCGTCGGAAACTACAAAAGAGCGAAGTGGCTCTTGAGACGTTTCGCTGCGATGACAACAGATACCGCAAAAATTATCGCTGAGACGCTGGATCCTTACGAAACGGCAAATCCAATTCACCTTGCCTATCATCAATCGAATCAAGATAGAGGACGGATGAGCGGTCAGTTGAAACTACGAATCCGATATAAACAATACACGACCCCCTGGTTCGATTACTTATTTGTTTCAAAATCGGAGATCGAAGATATCCTTGACGGAACAGCGTGGCGGGTCGAACGCTACATTGACGCAACCAATACACCGACTTATGTCGCGATTTTATCCAAAAGTATGCATTCTTGA
- a CDS encoding sulfatase-like hydrolase/transferase, whose translation MQPNFIIFLTDDQGYGDLSCMGATDFKTPHLDRMATEGARFTDWYSNSPVCSPSRAALLTGRYPCHAGVRSILSGHRTATGLPPSVPSLATALKERGYYTAMSGKWHLGLAEGSRPEHHGFDDWFGFMAGCIDFFSHIFYWGLGQPGIDQTHDLWENGEEIYRNGEYFTELITEYAIRYIRKSVELGKPFFLYVPYNAPHYPMHAPQKYVDRFPNLPWDRQIMAAMLSAVDDSVGEIFAELERLGLAENTFSYFQSDNGPSRETRNWLDGTQDPYYGGTAGKLKGHKFSLYEGGIRSPGIMNWPQRIRAGQVINEVGAAMDVFPTFLAAADGDPSEYELDGHNVLPLVTNGEPTPHREIYWEMGKQTAVRRGNWKLVINGQLVEGASPEDDVHLANLDTDMGETKNLKDEHPELTTELTAAAQTWREGIETHWETEWVNPNGTTGYVKER comes from the coding sequence ATGCAACCTAATTTTATTATCTTCCTAACCGATGACCAAGGATATGGTGATCTGTCCTGTATGGGCGCAACCGATTTCAAGACGCCACATCTTGACAGAATGGCGACAGAGGGTGCACGCTTCACGGATTGGTACTCAAATTCACCTGTCTGTTCGCCTTCGCGCGCAGCATTACTGACAGGACGGTACCCGTGCCACGCAGGGGTCCGTTCCATTTTATCAGGACATCGCACCGCTACAGGGTTACCGCCTTCCGTGCCTTCGCTCGCAACAGCACTGAAGGAACGAGGCTATTACACGGCGATGTCTGGAAAATGGCATCTCGGACTCGCAGAAGGTTCGCGTCCCGAACATCACGGATTCGACGATTGGTTCGGATTCATGGCAGGCTGCATCGATTTCTTCTCACACATCTTCTATTGGGGCTTAGGACAGCCCGGTATCGACCAGACACATGATCTCTGGGAAAACGGCGAAGAAATCTACCGAAATGGTGAATATTTCACAGAACTCATCACCGAATACGCCATCAGATATATCCGAAAGTCTGTTGAACTCGGCAAACCCTTTTTCCTTTACGTGCCTTACAACGCACCACACTACCCGATGCACGCACCGCAAAAATATGTAGATCGGTTCCCAAATTTACCTTGGGACAGACAGATTATGGCGGCAATGCTCAGTGCCGTTGACGACAGCGTTGGCGAAATTTTTGCCGAACTTGAGAGACTCGGACTCGCAGAAAACACCTTCTCCTACTTCCAAAGCGACAACGGTCCCTCGCGCGAAACCCGAAATTGGTTAGATGGCACACAGGATCCGTATTATGGCGGCACTGCCGGTAAACTGAAAGGACATAAATTTAGCCTCTATGAAGGGGGTATCCGTTCACCCGGAATCATGAACTGGCCCCAGCGAATCCGAGCAGGACAGGTCATCAATGAGGTCGGCGCAGCAATGGATGTGTTCCCGACCTTCCTCGCAGCAGCAGATGGAGATCCATCTGAATATGAACTTGACGGACACAATGTCCTGCCTCTGGTGACAAACGGCGAACCCACACCACATCGCGAAATCTATTGGGAGATGGGTAAGCAAACCGCCGTGCGTCGTGGTAATTGGAAATTGGTAATCAACGGTCAATTGGTAGAGGGAGCATCCCCAGAAGACGATGTGCATCTCGCAAACCTCGATACCGACATGGGTGAAACGAAAAACTTGAAAGATGAACACCCAGAACTCACCACTGAATTGACGGCAGCAGCCCAAACGTGGCGCGAAGGCATTGAAACGCATTGGGAAACCGAATGGGTCAATCCGAACGGGACAACTGGATATGTTAAGGAGCGGTAA
- a CDS encoding cytochrome-c peroxidase, which yields MRLITIWIIGNIGLLLFGCGEESIEEIQSESESEYLTETLNLFTENEWTVIESLSPLPDKPPPSPTNRFADNPDAAQLGQMFFFDERFSKEGTISCATCHSPFHGFADVEATSLGNRRGTRNAPTVLNAAYNTWQFWDGRAETLWAQALFALEGEEEQAGTRLQYAHLIKRHYEAEYEAIFGALPELKDVTRFPPNGKPGDAAFDNMPEADRIAVNTVFANTGKAIEAYERLLIRRNAPFDRYVAGDEDAITLEAKRGLKIFIGKGVCVLCHGTPHFRDNDFHNLGIPQGQLPEDTGRFDGIAKLLADPFNSASIYSDSRADPAHMLNLLEPRLEHQGEFKTPTLRNVALTPPYFHTGEFPTLVSVIEFNDAGGTTNEFVGRSAAPVEPLHLNEQEKRDLVEFLEALTGEPPPAHLLRKPKLP from the coding sequence ATGCGTCTCATAACCATCTGGATTATAGGCAACATCGGGCTACTTCTCTTCGGGTGCGGTGAGGAAAGTATTGAGGAGATACAATCCGAATCTGAGTCAGAATACCTCACGGAGACGCTCAATCTCTTTACCGAAAACGAATGGACAGTGATTGAAAGTTTATCGCCTCTACCTGACAAACCCCCACCAAGTCCTACAAATCGTTTCGCCGATAACCCAGATGCAGCACAGTTAGGTCAGATGTTTTTCTTTGATGAACGATTCTCAAAGGAAGGCACGATTTCCTGTGCAACATGCCACTCACCCTTCCATGGCTTCGCCGATGTTGAAGCCACTTCATTGGGCAATAGACGCGGCACAAGGAATGCACCAACTGTCCTCAACGCAGCCTATAACACATGGCAATTTTGGGACGGACGTGCTGAGACGCTCTGGGCACAAGCACTATTCGCGCTTGAAGGGGAGGAAGAACAAGCAGGCACACGACTCCAGTACGCACACCTCATTAAACGGCATTACGAAGCAGAATATGAAGCCATCTTCGGGGCACTTCCTGAACTCAAAGATGTTACACGTTTTCCGCCGAATGGCAAACCCGGCGATGCAGCGTTCGATAATATGCCTGAAGCAGATCGGATTGCTGTGAATACCGTCTTTGCCAACACTGGTAAGGCAATTGAAGCCTACGAACGCCTTTTGATTCGTCGGAACGCACCATTTGATCGGTATGTGGCAGGCGATGAAGACGCTATCACACTTGAAGCGAAACGCGGGTTAAAGATATTCATCGGAAAAGGGGTCTGTGTCCTCTGCCACGGCACACCACACTTTAGAGACAACGATTTCCATAACCTCGGAATACCACAAGGACAGTTACCGGAAGATACCGGACGTTTCGATGGAATCGCGAAACTCCTCGCTGACCCGTTTAACAGTGCCAGTATCTATAGCGATTCAAGGGCGGATCCCGCACACATGCTGAATCTTCTGGAGCCGAGATTGGAACATCAAGGCGAATTCAAAACGCCAACGCTCCGTAACGTCGCACTCACGCCCCCCTACTTCCACACGGGCGAATTTCCAACGCTCGTCTCTGTGATTGAATTCAACGATGCAGGCGGCACAACAAACGAATTTGTAGGTAGGAGCGCAGCCCCAGTGGAACCCCTCCATCTCAATGAACAGGAAAAAAGAGACCTTGTCGAGTTTTTAGAGGCATTGACAGGGGAACCGCCACCAGCACATTTGCTAAGAAAGCCAAAACTTCCTTAA
- a CDS encoding metallophosphoesterase, which produces MILFKFAFITDTHLYLNAPRNFASGLQQQKNSFALYEKLIEQLNAFEPTFVIHGGDVVCGGQSFGMSAAEFEVTLDGAQQLGQRINAPCYYIPGNHDLHPDTGSKDDYLTRFSTNGMGSVSFVRENIRFILLDSQEVPEDLTHGYISTNQLAWAERELKRARDYNQEVLIFSHQLPFPNVEFQGVGSRVANSAEVLEITAPFDRQILAFFCGHLHLNRVFREQGMLCIVSSGIICYPMMWRQVLVYPDRVDVKTVPVDLPDVLAESEAVNPDNNLYLLGRDRDLSFSIPRNSQTHD; this is translated from the coding sequence ATGATACTTTTTAAATTTGCCTTTATTACGGACACACATCTATATTTAAACGCGCCAAGAAATTTCGCAAGCGGACTCCAGCAACAAAAAAATAGTTTTGCGCTCTATGAAAAATTAATTGAGCAACTGAACGCTTTTGAGCCTACCTTTGTCATTCATGGTGGGGATGTTGTGTGTGGTGGTCAAAGTTTCGGGATGTCCGCAGCGGAATTTGAAGTCACACTTGATGGTGCGCAACAACTCGGGCAACGCATAAATGCGCCCTGCTATTACATCCCCGGCAACCACGATTTGCATCCCGATACCGGTTCCAAAGACGATTACTTGACACGCTTCAGCACCAACGGCATGGGATCCGTCAGTTTTGTGCGCGAAAATATCCGATTTATCCTCCTCGATTCACAGGAGGTGCCCGAAGATCTCACACACGGGTACATCAGCACGAACCAACTGGCGTGGGCAGAGCGCGAATTGAAAAGGGCGCGTGATTACAACCAAGAGGTTCTCATCTTTTCACATCAACTCCCGTTTCCAAACGTCGAATTTCAAGGGGTTGGTTCAAGAGTTGCCAACTCCGCAGAGGTCCTCGAAATTACCGCCCCGTTTGACAGACAAATTTTGGCATTTTTCTGTGGACATCTGCATCTCAATCGCGTCTTCAGAGAACAAGGTATGTTGTGTATCGTCTCCTCTGGTATTATCTGTTATCCGATGATGTGGCGACAGGTCCTCGTATATCCCGATAGAGTTGACGTAAAGACCGTGCCAGTCGATTTACCGGATGTCCTCGCTGAATCAGAAGCCGTCAATCCAGATAACAACCTTTATCTACTGGGTAGAGACCGGGATCTAAGCTTCAGTATCCCTCGGAACTCACAAACTCATGATTGA
- a CDS encoding HEPN domain-containing protein, producing MNPLTEEWVQKAEGDYTVAQQVLQGQNPVNDAICFHAQQCIEKYLKAWLQEADIPFPRTHDLQELLNLIVPVLSAWDVWREDFSKLSEHAVDPRYPGKFATADETAHAMRICIEVRRTVREHLRLPLDVPDS from the coding sequence ATAAATCCATTGACGGAGGAATGGGTGCAGAAGGCTGAAGGCGATTATACTGTGGCGCAGCAAGTGCTTCAAGGACAGAATCCAGTAAACGATGCGATCTGTTTCCACGCCCAGCAATGTATTGAAAAGTATCTGAAAGCATGGCTTCAGGAAGCAGATATTCCGTTTCCGAGGACGCACGATTTACAAGAGTTATTGAATCTGATTGTCCCGGTTCTTTCTGCTTGGGATGTGTGGCGGGAAGATTTTTCAAAGCTGTCGGAACATGCGGTGGATCCCCGTTACCCTGGAAAATTCGCGACCGCGGACGAAACGGCACACGCGATGCGTATCTGCATTGAGGTGCGTCGAACCGTTCGAGAACATTTGAGGTTGCCACTTGATGTGCCAGATAGTTAA
- a CDS encoding ATP-binding cassette domain-containing protein: MIEVQNITKNYGPFQALKDISFQVDKGQIVGFLGPNGAGKTTTMRILTCFMPASSGRVTVAGYDVFKESREVRKRIGYLPENVPLYPEMTVTKYLTYMAKIRSVPRSNIKGQLDTAIEACGLTERRHQIIGQLSRGFRQRVGLAQALIHEPDVLILDEPTSGLDPRQIVEIRELIKALGKERTILFSTHILPEASLTCERLIIISRGKITGDVLLKDGRAVPRQNDESTNSQENLQAAPSILSLEIAGTPADDASIALHDIPNVIQVEQIDTDTDDTVTFHLYYTLATDIRSEVAATIVKRGWQLLEMHTTEMSLEALFLSLTV, from the coding sequence ATGATTGAAGTCCAAAATATCACCAAAAACTACGGTCCCTTCCAAGCACTCAAGGACATCTCTTTCCAAGTAGACAAGGGACAAATTGTCGGCTTCCTCGGTCCAAATGGCGCAGGAAAAACAACGACAATGCGAATCCTCACCTGTTTTATGCCGGCGAGCAGCGGACGCGTCACCGTCGCAGGATATGATGTTTTCAAAGAATCACGAGAGGTTCGCAAACGCATCGGTTACCTCCCCGAAAACGTTCCACTCTACCCAGAAATGACGGTGACGAAGTACTTGACATACATGGCAAAGATCCGTAGTGTCCCACGTAGCAACATCAAAGGGCAACTGGATACTGCCATTGAGGCATGTGGTCTCACCGAACGCCGACACCAGATTATCGGGCAACTCTCTCGTGGTTTCCGACAACGCGTCGGCTTAGCACAAGCACTCATTCACGAACCAGATGTTTTAATTCTCGATGAACCCACCTCCGGCTTAGATCCGCGGCAGATTGTCGAAATTCGAGAATTAATCAAAGCACTCGGCAAAGAACGCACTATCCTGTTCAGCACCCATATCTTACCCGAAGCCAGTCTTACATGCGAACGGTTGATTATCATCAGCCGCGGTAAAATTACGGGGGATGTCCTATTGAAAGATGGGCGCGCTGTCCCCAGACAGAATGACGAATCTACCAACAGTCAAGAGAATTTGCAAGCTGCACCTTCCATTCTTTCACTTGAGATAGCAGGCACACCAGCAGATGATGCATCAATCGCACTTCACGACATACCCAACGTGATTCAAGTTGAGCAGATCGATACCGATACGGATGACACAGTGACGTTCCACCTTTACTATACACTGGCGACCGACATCCGTTCAGAAGTGGCAGCAACCATCGTCAAACGCGGGTGGCAACTCCTTGAAATGCACACGACTGAAATGTCTCTTGAGGCACTGTTCCTGTCCTTGACGGTATAG
- a CDS encoding fumarylacetoacetate hydrolase family protein gives MKLVTFQTKSTPTTPRLGTWIDGNQIVDLTAVAPDMCQFFEQNCIADAQGYIERTDLSDVAFPVADVQLLAPFTRPASLRDFGVFKTHMDAAAQITGKEISPEWFKLPNYYRGSTSPFSIAGHEAVVTWPNYTQKLDFELEWGVYIGKTGKNISVAEASEYIAGYTIYNDISARDIQFRHMTMALGPAKGKDFDNSNIMGPCLVTPDEISDPYNLRMIARINGEVWTDGNTSDMYYSFEEMISFVSQSETLYPGEFLGSGTVGKGCGWELDRWIQPGDVIELEVENIGVLRNKIGEPEVNPAEWTEKGL, from the coding sequence ATGAAACTTGTTACCTTTCAAACTAAATCGACACCTACTACCCCAAGACTCGGCACATGGATTGATGGCAATCAGATTGTTGACCTCACCGCAGTTGCCCCTGATATGTGCCAATTCTTTGAACAGAACTGCATCGCTGACGCGCAAGGTTACATTGAACGCACAGACCTATCCGATGTTGCTTTCCCTGTTGCTGACGTGCAGTTGCTTGCGCCGTTTACACGTCCCGCAAGCCTACGCGATTTCGGCGTATTCAAAACCCACATGGACGCTGCCGCGCAGATCACCGGCAAAGAAATTTCGCCTGAATGGTTCAAATTGCCCAACTACTACCGCGGCAGTACGAGCCCATTTTCCATCGCCGGACACGAAGCCGTTGTTACCTGGCCCAACTACACTCAAAAACTTGACTTTGAACTGGAATGGGGGGTCTATATCGGCAAAACCGGGAAAAACATCTCCGTAGCAGAAGCCTCCGAGTATATTGCTGGCTATACTATTTACAATGACATCAGTGCGCGGGATATTCAATTTCGACACATGACCATGGCACTCGGTCCCGCCAAAGGTAAGGATTTCGACAACAGCAACATTATGGGACCCTGCCTCGTTACGCCCGATGAAATCAGCGATCCATACAACCTCCGAATGATCGCCAGAATCAACGGCGAAGTCTGGACAGATGGCAATACTTCGGATATGTATTACTCGTTTGAAGAAATGATTTCGTTCGTTTCACAGTCAGAAACGCTCTATCCCGGTGAATTTTTAGGCTCTGGTACCGTCGGAAAAGGGTGTGGATGGGAACTCGACCGCTGGATTCAACCCGGTGATGTCATTGAACTTGAGGTTGAAAACATCGGTGTGCTCAGAAATAAAATCGGTGAACCCGAAGTGAACCCCGCCGAATGGACGGAAAAAGGGCTTTAA